In a single window of the Methanobrevibacter oralis genome:
- a CDS encoding right-handed parallel beta-helix repeat-containing protein, translating to MFKNFSKILIFLLFFVFLTVSTVSAEDNVTGDIGLNEENSNYLEIQDIDNSVLGNSESNNTLKASSSTFKDLQNIINNAHIGDTITLNKDYTYTTGDSPIFIGKSITIDGKNHIIDGKLATRILKIDGKHVTIKNIKFINAKNTDTDWGSAIDWYGDYANLQYCSFNNNQGTKLGGVVYLHGTNGKISHCYFNNNKANNYGGAVRWGGDNGFLSGCSFNNNTARGYGGAVYWYGANGFLSGCSFNNNTAYYGGAVHWHGANGFLSGCSFNNNTAEHGGAVYWTGNNGKLNGCSFNNNTARGYGGAVYWAWNNGKLNGCSFNNNHADYGGAVSWYGDNGFLSGCSFNNNTAQEDGGAVRWWGGG from the coding sequence ATGTTTAAAAATTTTAGTAAAATTTTAATATTTTTATTGTTTTTTGTATTTTTAACTGTTTCTACAGTTTCGGCAGAAGATAATGTAACTGGGGATATTGGTTTAAATGAGGAAAATAGTAACTATTTGGAAATACAAGATATAGATAATAGTGTTTTAGGCAATTCTGAGTCGAATAATACTTTAAAAGCCTCATCATCTACTTTTAAAGATTTACAAAACATAATAAACAATGCTCATATTGGAGATACAATAACTTTAAACAAGGACTATACATACACTACAGGTGATTCTCCAATATTCATTGGCAAATCTATAACTATAGATGGGAAAAATCACATAATAGATGGAAAATTAGCAACAAGAATACTTAAAATAGATGGAAAACACGTCACAATAAAAAATATAAAATTCATAAACGCAAAAAACACAGACACCGACTGGGGCAGTGCTATAGATTGGTATGGAGACTACGCTAATTTACAATATTGCTCTTTCAACAACAACCAAGGCACAAAATTAGGAGGTGTTGTTTACTTACATGGAACTAATGGTAAAATAAGCCACTGCTATTTCAACAACAACAAAGCCAATAATTATGGTGGTGCTGTTCGTTGGGGGGGTGATAATGGTTTTTTAAGTGGTTGTTCTTTTAATAATAATACTGCCCGAGGGTATGGTGGTGCTGTTTATTGGTATGGTGCTAATGGTTTTTTAAGTGGTTGTTCTTTTAATAATAATACTGCTTATTATGGTGGTGCTGTTCATTGGCATGGTGCTAATGGTTTTTTAAGTGGTTGTTCTTTTAATAATAATACTGCCGAGCATGGTGGTGCTGTTTATTGGACTGGTAATAATGGTAAGTTAAATGGTTGTTCTTTTAATAATAATACTGCCCGAGGGTATGGTGGTGCTGTTTATTGGGCTTGGAATAATGGTAAGTTAAATGGTTGTTCTTTTAATAATAATCATGCTGATTATGGTGGTGCTGTTTCTTGGTATGGTGATAATGGTTTTTTAAGTGGTTGTTCTTTTAATAATAATACTGCCCAGGAGGATGGTGGTGCTGTTCGTTGGTGGGGGGGGGGGTGA
- a CDS encoding GyrI-like domain-containing protein produces the protein MDSEVKIIPDQKLAVINYKGPIEDLDILVSKLVGWVDAEEIKTNGEPFIVYYSPRHDVNEGDAVFDVGIVLEEDVDEKDIIRVVDLFEHKVLSGRHYGSIDNILDTYKELVEISQKNNYDIIGSPKEVLIKSFYNCDDEKEFVTEIQLPIIEM, from the coding sequence ATGGATAGTGAAGTAAAAATTATTCCTGATCAAAAATTAGCTGTTATTAATTACAAAGGTCCAATTGAAGATTTAGATATTTTAGTTTCTAAATTAGTTGGTTGGGTTGATGCTGAAGAAATTAAAACAAATGGAGAACCATTTATTGTATATTACTCTCCAAGACATGATGTAAATGAAGGGGATGCTGTATTTGATGTAGGTATTGTCCTTGAAGAAGATGTTGATGAAAAAGATATTATTCGTGTTGTAGATTTATTTGAACACAAAGTTTTATCTGGAAGGCATTATGGGTCAATTGATAATATTTTAGATACTTATAAAGAATTAGTTGAAATTTCTCAAAAAAACAATTATGATATTATTGGATCTCCTAAAGAAGTTTTAATTAAAAGTTTTTACAATTGTGATGATGAAAAAGAGTTTGTAACAGAAATTCAATTACCTATTATTGAAATGTAG
- a CDS encoding molybdenum cofactor synthesis domain-containing protein, producing MGVEFLKIKECDDALNIIQDLFDENYNFLSEEISCSEAYGRILYEDVYSRIDFPPFDKALKDGFAILSEDSFGASEENPNTLDVIDFLEAGSTTDKVVEKGKCIEISTGAALPEGSDAIVMVEYCEKFDDKVNLLTTATPSQDVASKGSDIKEGNLILKKGDFLNPGKIGVLLSQGFENIEVFKKPTVGVISSGNEVTMQSEELTHGKIYDVNGNMIKNAAISCGANAEFLGIVQDDYKLVKENIINALDEVDILLCSGGTSAGQGDVMRTVLDELGEVYVHGISVQPGKPTIVAVVNGKVVIGLPGNPVSALMIFNVFVAQALTKLSGINKEFENKIVKGKMTRRIHSPVGRMQYQLVKVDGENVHPIFKDSGAIFSLSTADGYVKVPKSVEILDEGENVEVYLFN from the coding sequence ATGGGAGTTGAATTTTTAAAAATTAAAGAATGTGATGATGCATTAAATATAATTCAAGATTTATTTGATGAAAATTATAACTTTTTAAGTGAAGAAATATCATGTAGTGAAGCTTACGGTAGAATATTATATGAAGATGTTTATAGTAGAATAGATTTTCCTCCTTTTGATAAAGCATTAAAAGATGGATTTGCGATTCTCTCAGAAGATAGCTTTGGAGCTAGTGAAGAAAATCCAAACACATTAGATGTAATTGATTTTTTAGAAGCAGGTTCAACTACTGATAAAGTTGTTGAAAAAGGAAAATGTATTGAAATAAGCACTGGAGCTGCACTTCCTGAAGGCTCTGATGCAATTGTGATGGTTGAATATTGTGAAAAATTTGATGATAAAGTTAATTTATTAACAACCGCCACTCCATCTCAAGATGTTGCAAGTAAAGGATCTGATATTAAAGAGGGAAATTTAATTCTTAAAAAAGGCGATTTTTTAAATCCGGGTAAAATTGGTGTTTTACTTTCACAAGGTTTTGAGAATATTGAAGTTTTTAAAAAACCTACTGTTGGTGTAATATCTTCTGGAAATGAAGTTACAATGCAAAGTGAAGAATTAACGCATGGTAAAATTTATGATGTTAATGGAAACATGATTAAAAATGCTGCAATTTCATGTGGTGCTAATGCAGAGTTTTTAGGTATTGTTCAGGATGATTATAAATTAGTTAAAGAAAATATTATTAATGCTTTAGATGAAGTAGATATTTTACTCTGTTCTGGTGGGACTTCTGCAGGTCAAGGGGATGTAATGAGAACAGTTTTAGATGAATTAGGTGAAGTATATGTTCATGGAATTTCTGTTCAGCCTGGTAAACCCACTATTGTTGCTGTAGTTAATGGTAAAGTTGTTATTGGCCTTCCAGGTAATCCAGTTTCTGCTTTGATGATATTTAATGTATTTGTAGCTCAAGCATTAACTAAATTGTCTGGAATTAATAAAGAATTTGAGAATAAAATAGTTAAAGGTAAAATGACTAGAAGAATTCATTCTCCTGTGGGTCGTATGCAATATCAGCTTGTTAAAGTGGATGGTGAAAATGTTCATCCTATATTTAAGGACTCTGGTGCAATATTTTCACTTTCAACAGCAGATGGTTATGTGAAAGTTCCAAAATCTGTTGAAATTTTAGATGAAGGAGAAAATGTTGAAGTTTATTTATTTAATTAA
- the eif1A gene encoding translation initiation factor eIF-1A, producing the protein MSRPNQNQQQEYRRVRTPRKGEIPGVVEQIMGHGKLKVRCADGNMRMTRIPGKMKKRIWIREGDVILVKPWDFQSDEKADVIWRYTKTESNWLERKGYLKM; encoded by the coding sequence TTGTCAAGACCAAATCAAAACCAACAACAAGAATATAGAAGAGTAAGAACTCCTAGAAAAGGAGAAATACCTGGAGTAGTAGAACAAATCATGGGACATGGAAAATTAAAAGTCAGATGTGCAGATGGAAACATGAGAATGACTAGAATCCCTGGAAAAATGAAAAAACGTATTTGGATTCGCGAAGGAGATGTCATTTTAGTAAAACCTTGGGATTTTCAATCTGATGAAAAAGCTGATGTGATTTGGAGATACACCAAAACTGAATCTAATTGGCTTGAAAGAAAAGGTTACCTAAAAATGTAA
- a CDS encoding serine protein kinase RIO: MDSKIAKADAKHQKLHSEKRKKDNSERKVGNEIFDKLTLETLYKLANQGYIDILNGAISTGKEANVLTGIDKNENFLAVKIYRIATSDFKKMDYYLKGDPRFNIKTKNKRKIIYSWVTKEFKNLTRLYEAGVRVPKAFTSANNVLLIEFIGDETGNPAQPVKNQPPKNPDEFFNKLLVQFKLFVNEAKLVHGDLSNYNILNFNEKPVIIDVSQSVVLDNPISRELLERDINTIVHEYRKLCVKTSFEEVWEYLDCKFFK, encoded by the coding sequence ATGGATTCAAAAATAGCTAAAGCAGATGCAAAACATCAAAAATTACATTCTGAAAAAAGAAAAAAGGATAATTCTGAGCGAAAAGTAGGTAATGAAATTTTTGATAAATTAACTTTAGAAACTTTGTATAAATTAGCTAATCAAGGATACATTGATATATTAAATGGTGCAATAAGTACTGGAAAAGAGGCCAATGTACTTACAGGCATTGATAAAAATGAAAATTTTTTAGCTGTTAAGATTTATAGAATAGCTACTTCTGATTTTAAAAAAATGGATTATTATCTTAAAGGCGATCCAAGATTTAATATAAAAACTAAAAATAAAAGAAAAATAATTTACTCTTGGGTTACAAAAGAATTTAAAAACTTAACACGATTATATGAAGCTGGAGTTAGAGTTCCAAAAGCATTCACTAGTGCTAATAATGTTCTTTTAATTGAATTCATTGGGGATGAAACTGGAAATCCAGCTCAACCTGTTAAAAACCAACCACCTAAAAATCCTGATGAATTTTTTAATAAATTATTAGTTCAATTTAAATTATTTGTTAACGAAGCTAAACTCGTTCATGGTGATTTATCTAATTATAACATCTTAAATTTTAATGAAAAACCTGTTATTATAGATGTTTCACAATCTGTTGTTTTAGACAATCCCATTTCAAGAGAATTACTTGAAAGAGACATCAACACTATAGTTCACGAATATAGAAAATTATGTGTTAAAACTAGTTTTGAAGAAGTCTGGGAATACCTTGATTGTAAGTTTTTTAAATAA
- a CDS encoding KH domain-containing protein, whose product MPETDYLKIPQNRVGALIGSNGNIKKSIEKATRTILEIDSNDGTVYISPREDMEDPLGVWNANHIVKAIARGFNPEVALKLVSDEIYLEIMKLPLYIGKSKNALARYKGRIIGKNGKTREIIMEMAEVDMAIYGKTVSLIGEMDNITVAKEAIEMILNGSRHKSVYSFLEHKKETLKMKEFKELVGIEEDKIELKDGIEFDAENI is encoded by the coding sequence ATGCCAGAAACAGATTATTTGAAAATACCTCAAAATAGAGTAGGGGCATTAATTGGAAGCAATGGAAATATTAAAAAATCCATTGAAAAAGCTACTAGAACCATACTTGAAATAGATAGTAATGATGGTACTGTATATATATCACCTAGAGAAGATATGGAAGATCCATTAGGAGTTTGGAATGCAAATCACATTGTAAAAGCTATAGCTCGTGGATTTAACCCTGAAGTTGCACTTAAACTAGTTAGTGATGAAATTTACTTAGAAATTATGAAATTACCTTTATATATAGGGAAATCTAAAAACGCTCTTGCTAGATATAAAGGCAGAATTATTGGTAAAAATGGAAAAACACGTGAAATAATAATGGAAATGGCTGAAGTTGATATGGCTATTTATGGAAAAACCGTTTCATTAATAGGTGAAATGGACAATATTACGGTAGCTAAAGAAGCTATTGAAATGATCTTAAATGGATCTAGACATAAATCTGTTTATTCTTTCTTAGAACATAAAAAAGAAACATTAAAAATGAAAGAATTTAAAGAGTTAGTTGGAATCGAAGAAGATAAAATCGAATTAAAAGATGGTATCGAATTCGATGCTGAAAACATTTAG
- the top6B gene encoding DNA topoisomerase VI subunit B, translating into MIQQDIGLDWQKDFTRLTPSEFFRKNKQMLGFTGKIRSLTIVFHELITNSFDAAEESGILPDIDIELKRVDKEHYILKHKDNGPGIPEKYIMQVYCTMFAGSKFRNIQSRGQQGLGCSGCVLLSQMTTGKPTRVISCYKDGDELKGVKMKFQMDVKKNTGILMEREDFPCKQTGVCIELQFKEVSYSLAEQGAFEYIRRTMIGNPHAKITFRDPSGHKYIFKRAADVIPVLPQEVLPHPTGVSADDLMTMAQNTDKRRYKSMLTASLSRMSNKRVDEISELTKIDMNKRPKDMTFSEAETIVHCFKKMKFMAPPTNGLIPIGSEQIEKGMKQILKPEFITTITRKPATYSGGVSFIIEAGLAYGGEAGRVVNEQRKSEIMRFANRVPLTFDAGSCAITEALKSIDWKRYGLKDLDNTPLTLFVNIISTQVPYLSTGKQSVSPEPEIVHEIRQATMKLARKLQKHIRAKKAAKEKEKRSKVFEDYVPVIIEESAKLGETGVPEYQEVLAKVTKRALAELLGEKIEEEEEEEELDAIIMEEFDERGHSVDSALDEYDADR; encoded by the coding sequence GTGATACAACAAGATATCGGACTCGATTGGCAGAAAGATTTTACAAGATTAACCCCATCCGAGTTTTTTAGAAAAAATAAACAAATGTTAGGATTTACTGGGAAAATCCGTTCATTAACAATTGTTTTTCACGAATTAATAACAAATAGTTTTGATGCAGCTGAGGAATCAGGAATTCTCCCAGATATTGATATTGAATTAAAACGAGTAGATAAAGAACATTATATCTTAAAACATAAAGATAACGGTCCAGGAATTCCTGAAAAATATATTATGCAAGTATACTGTACAATGTTTGCAGGATCTAAATTTAGAAACATCCAATCAAGAGGTCAACAAGGTTTAGGTTGTAGTGGTTGTGTACTACTATCTCAAATGACAACCGGTAAACCAACCCGTGTAATTTCCTGTTATAAAGATGGAGATGAACTCAAAGGAGTTAAAATGAAATTTCAAATGGATGTGAAAAAAAATACTGGAATTTTAATGGAACGTGAAGATTTCCCTTGCAAACAAACTGGAGTTTGCATTGAATTACAATTCAAAGAAGTTTCATACTCCCTTGCAGAACAAGGTGCATTTGAATACATAAGAAGAACCATGATTGGAAACCCTCATGCTAAAATTACATTTAGAGATCCGAGTGGGCACAAATACATTTTTAAAAGAGCCGCAGATGTTATTCCAGTACTTCCTCAGGAAGTATTACCTCACCCAACAGGAGTTAGTGCTGATGACTTAATGACAATGGCACAAAACACCGATAAAAGAAGATACAAAAGCATGTTAACCGCATCACTTTCAAGAATGTCAAATAAAAGAGTCGATGAAATAAGTGAATTAACTAAAATTGACATGAATAAACGTCCAAAAGACATGACTTTCTCAGAAGCAGAAACTATTGTACACTGTTTTAAGAAAATGAAATTCATGGCTCCACCAACAAATGGACTTATTCCTATTGGATCTGAACAAATTGAAAAAGGTATGAAACAAATACTAAAACCTGAATTCATCACAACAATTACTAGAAAACCTGCAACATATTCCGGAGGAGTATCATTCATTATTGAAGCAGGACTTGCATATGGTGGAGAAGCTGGAAGAGTTGTTAATGAACAAAGAAAGTCTGAAATTATGAGATTTGCTAACAGAGTTCCATTAACTTTCGATGCAGGAAGTTGTGCTATTACTGAAGCTTTAAAAAGTATTGACTGGAAACGTTATGGCCTTAAAGATTTAGATAACACACCATTAACATTATTTGTAAATATTATATCAACTCAAGTACCTTATCTTTCAACTGGTAAACAAAGTGTATCACCAGAACCTGAAATTGTTCATGAAATTAGACAAGCTACAATGAAATTAGCTCGTAAACTTCAAAAGCACATTAGGGCGAAAAAAGCAGCTAAAGAAAAAGAAAAACGTTCAAAAGTATTTGAAGATTATGTTCCTGTAATTATTGAAGAATCTGCTAAATTAGGAGAAACCGGTGTTCCAGAGTATCAAGAAGTTCTAGCTAAAGTAACTAAAAGAGCGCTTGCAGAGTTACTTGGTGAAAAAATCGAGGAAGAAGAGGAAGAAGAAGAACTTGATGCAATCATCATGGAAGAATTTGATGAACGTGGACATAGCGTTGATAGTGCATTAGATGAATATGATGCAGACAGGTGA
- a CDS encoding DNA topoisomerase IV subunit A: MTDEVKQQEKSHKELRKEYTFNKLKGLGQEIIEEIEKNKVPSIRVPSRGTGNIVYDDAKRYYILGDRYGKRSLGNVKQIRKLGQMVYVANFCKDLVSREKTATIREMYYVSEGWGISFKTQQESNIVGEDLEVTLGTTREDLGLMPEEDGASVYGDITLLDDDVEINASKAGKSGYTISPTIDQVEFLDCGVERVIAVETMGMFHRMVQENAHKRFNTLIVGLKGQAARATRRFIKRVNEELGLPVYICNDGDPWGFHIAQVIISGSAKLAHVNHDLATPDAKFMGVTASDIINYDLPTDKLKDVDVMRLKELSKDPRYKSDFWQTEIKKMLKIGKKAEQQSFSKYGLEYVVDTYFPQKLEELEN, encoded by the coding sequence ATGACTGATGAAGTAAAACAACAAGAAAAATCTCATAAAGAATTAAGAAAAGAATACACTTTTAATAAATTAAAAGGATTAGGTCAAGAAATCATTGAGGAAATTGAAAAAAATAAAGTTCCTTCTATTAGAGTACCTTCCCGTGGTACTGGAAATATTGTTTATGATGATGCTAAAAGATATTATATCTTAGGCGATAGATACGGAAAAAGATCATTAGGTAATGTTAAGCAAATTAGAAAATTAGGACAAATGGTCTATGTAGCTAATTTCTGTAAAGATTTAGTATCAAGAGAAAAAACAGCAACTATCAGGGAAATGTATTATGTTTCTGAAGGTTGGGGAATTAGTTTTAAAACACAACAAGAATCTAACATTGTTGGAGAAGATTTAGAAGTAACGCTTGGAACTACAAGGGAAGATTTAGGATTAATGCCTGAGGAAGACGGGGCATCAGTATATGGAGACATTACATTATTAGATGATGATGTGGAAATTAATGCTTCAAAAGCAGGGAAATCCGGTTATACTATTTCACCAACTATTGACCAAGTAGAATTCTTAGATTGTGGTGTGGAAAGAGTCATTGCAGTGGAAACAATGGGGATGTTCCACAGAATGGTTCAAGAAAATGCGCATAAACGATTTAATACTTTAATTGTCGGATTAAAAGGACAAGCTGCTCGTGCTACAAGAAGATTCATTAAAAGGGTAAATGAAGAATTAGGTTTACCTGTTTATATTTGTAACGACGGAGACCCCTGGGGGTTCCACATTGCACAAGTAATTATTTCAGGAAGTGCTAAATTAGCTCATGTTAATCACGATTTAGCTACTCCTGATGCTAAATTTATGGGTGTTACAGCATCAGATATTATTAACTATGATTTACCAACTGATAAGCTCAAAGATGTCGATGTCATGAGATTAAAAGAATTATCTAAAGATCCAAGATACAAAAGTGATTTCTGGCAAACAGAAATTAAAAAGATGCTTAAGATTGGTAAAAAAGCAGAACAGCAATCTTTTTCAAAATATGGGCTTGAATATGTTGTAGACACATATTTCCCACAAAAATTAGAAGAATTGGAAAATTAA
- a CDS encoding metal-sensing transcriptional repressor produces the protein MKKCMDSENIHRRIKKIIGQLNAIDRMIDEDIPCEQILMQINASKSALHKVGHIIVEGHLEHCIKESIESNNSDDAINDFSSILEYYSRL, from the coding sequence TTGAAAAAATGTATGGATTCAGAAAATATTCATAGAAGAATCAAAAAAATAATAGGTCAATTAAATGCTATTGATCGTATGATTGATGAAGATATCCCTTGTGAACAAATATTAATGCAAATTAATGCTTCTAAATCAGCATTACACAAAGTAGGGCATATCATTGTTGAAGGACATTTAGAACATTGTATTAAAGAATCTATTGAATCTAATAATTCTGATGATGCAATAAATGATTTTTCATCAATATTAGAATATTACTCCAGATTATAA
- a CDS encoding heavy metal translocating P-type ATPase produces the protein MNLKFGKKEKIDIIKISISTITLIGSFLLLIDYLSLVPIILCGIPIFKECIEKLIKEHDIKADLLITIAIIASIIIGETFAAGEIATIMAIGGFLEEYTVSKTQLKIKELVNLTPQKATRIKNGIEEKINAEDIQIGDILKVLPGETIASDGVILNGETSINQATITGESLPLNKTKGDEVYSGTINEYGSFTMKTTKKSKDSSFQRLVKLIESSKPENAKIVKTADKWATWIVIIAFTASILTFIVTGEITRSVTILVVFCPCALVLATPVAIMAAIGNLTKYGILVKDGNSFEELSKVKELIFDKTGTLTHGTPKIVKIISDDEEEMMELLTSVESKSEHPIAKSIVKYSENKDLKEVSNFKIDVGKGITGMIDGDEICAGNLKYLKEKNITPKFIDENDLNVEIYVSKNKEVIGKVILKDTLRESSKKTINMLKKLNIKTTLLTGDNEKTGLKIAREVNVSNAHYNCLPEDKLKYIKEKQLENNKIAMIGDGINDAPSLKKANVGIAMGKIGSDITINTADITLINDNLKDIPQLIAISRKTIKTINISIGFAITLNVLAMILAILNIICPIEGALIHNIGSIIVISYSTKLINYKLHLNEPQKNENTII, from the coding sequence ATGAATTTAAAATTTGGCAAAAAAGAAAAAATTGATATTATCAAAATAAGTATCTCCACAATAACATTGATTGGAAGTTTTTTACTATTAATAGATTATTTATCTTTAGTACCAATTATCCTCTGTGGAATTCCAATATTTAAAGAGTGTATTGAAAAATTAATAAAAGAACACGATATAAAAGCAGATTTATTAATAACAATAGCAATTATTGCTTCGATAATTATTGGAGAAACATTTGCAGCTGGAGAAATTGCAACAATAATGGCTATTGGAGGATTTTTAGAAGAATATACTGTATCAAAAACACAATTAAAAATAAAAGAATTAGTAAATCTAACTCCACAAAAAGCAACTAGAATAAAAAATGGAATTGAAGAAAAAATTAATGCTGAAGATATCCAAATTGGAGATATTTTAAAAGTGTTGCCAGGAGAAACAATAGCTAGTGATGGTGTAATTTTAAATGGTGAAACATCAATTAACCAAGCTACAATAACAGGAGAATCTTTACCATTAAATAAAACAAAAGGTGATGAAGTATATAGTGGAACAATAAATGAATATGGTTCATTTACAATGAAAACAACTAAAAAAAGTAAAGATAGTTCGTTTCAAAGACTAGTTAAGTTAATTGAATCATCAAAACCAGAAAATGCAAAAATTGTTAAAACAGCAGATAAATGGGCAACTTGGATTGTGATAATAGCATTTACAGCAAGCATTTTAACCTTTATAGTAACAGGTGAAATAACAAGATCAGTGACTATTTTAGTTGTTTTTTGTCCATGCGCATTAGTGCTAGCTACACCCGTTGCAATCATGGCGGCAATCGGAAATTTAACAAAATATGGTATTTTAGTTAAAGATGGAAACTCCTTTGAAGAACTATCAAAAGTAAAGGAATTAATATTTGATAAAACAGGAACACTAACTCATGGAACCCCAAAAATTGTTAAAATTATTAGTGATGATGAAGAAGAAATGATGGAATTATTAACTTCAGTAGAAAGTAAATCAGAACATCCCATTGCAAAAAGTATTGTTAAATATAGTGAAAATAAAGATTTAAAAGAAGTTTCGAATTTTAAAATTGATGTTGGTAAAGGAATAACCGGCATGATAGATGGAGATGAAATATGTGCTGGTAATTTAAAATATCTTAAAGAAAAAAACATTACACCAAAATTTATTGATGAAAATGATTTGAATGTTGAAATCTATGTTTCAAAAAATAAAGAAGTTATTGGAAAAGTTATCCTCAAAGACACATTGCGTGAAAGTTCCAAAAAAACAATAAACATGTTAAAAAAATTAAACATAAAAACCACATTATTAACAGGAGATAATGAAAAAACTGGGCTGAAAATTGCTCGAGAAGTAAATGTTTCCAATGCTCATTATAATTGTTTGCCAGAAGATAAATTAAAATATATCAAAGAAAAACAACTTGAAAATAATAAAATAGCCATGATTGGTGACGGAATAAATGATGCTCCTTCATTAAAAAAAGCAAATGTAGGTATAGCAATGGGTAAAATTGGAAGCGATATAACAATAAACACTGCAGATATTACATTAATAAATGATAACCTTAAAGATATTCCCCAACTAATAGCTATTTCTAGAAAAACTATAAAAACAATTAATATAAGTATTGGATTTGCAATTACTTTAAATGTATTAGCTATGATATTAGCTATTTTAAATATTATATGTCCAATTGAAGGAGCTTTAATTCATAATATTGGTTCTATAATAGTTATATCATACTCAACAAAGTTAATTAACTATAAACTACACTTAAATGAACCTCAAAAAAATGAAAATACTATAATTTAG
- a CDS encoding heavy-metal-associated domain-containing protein produces the protein MAIEEKEIKVVGMHCNSCVNAVQLSLTDIDGVEDAKADLDSGITKITLDTDKVTDADLTEAVEEAGFDVE, from the coding sequence ATGGCAATTGAAGAAAAAGAAATTAAAGTCGTAGGAATGCATTGTAACTCATGTGTAAATGCTGTTCAACTTTCATTAACTGATATTGATGGTGTTGAAGATGCAAAAGCTGATTTAGACAGCGGGATTACAAAAATAACCTTAGATACCGATAAAGTAACTGATGCTGATTTAACTGAAGCAGTTGAAGAAGCAGGATTCGATGTAGAATAA